Within Xylocopa sonorina isolate GNS202 unplaced genomic scaffold, iyXylSono1_principal scaffold0047, whole genome shotgun sequence, the genomic segment AAGACAGGATTGGTTACCAGGTTAGGGTAGAAGTCGGAGCTAAACGAGTCACCAAACGCGTAATTTTATCAAGAGTATCACAACTCTTTGATCCATTAGGTTTACTAGGCCCCATAGTTATTCGAGCTAAGGTCTTAATGCAAGACTTATGGAAATGTAACAGTGATTGGGATGCCCCAGTACCGGAATCAATACTTTCGCGATGGCAAACATATTATAATGAACTGCCAGTATTAAATCATTTTTCATTACCCCGCAAATTTCTAATCGACCACGCAATTAGTAGACAATTACATGgcttctgcgacgcgagcgaagctGCCTATGGAGCTTGTATATATATTAGATATACCAATCAGAAAGGTGAAACAATAGTTCGATTATTATGCGCAAAATCTAGAGTAGCTCCATTAAAATCTACTACGCTTCCTCGTCTAGAATTATGTGCTGCGCATCTCCTAGAAAATTTGTATACTAACGTATCGAAAGCATTAAAACTACCCATCGAATCGATCAAGTTCTGGTCTGACTCGACTATAACCTTACATTGATTAAAAACATCACCGCACAAATTAAAAACCTTTGTCGCAAATCGCGTATCAGAGATACAATCCCATACCAGGCTAGACGACTGGAATTACATCGCGACCAAAGAAAATCCTGCAGATTATATTTCCCGAGGACAGAGACCATCGGACTTAATAACCAGTAAACACTGGTTCTTAGGCCCGGAGTGGCTCTCCCGAGATGAAATAAATTGGCTATATTCAAGATAACCTGATATCGAGATTCCAGAACTACGCACGGTAGTCTTAACCAGTCAGATAGTAGAGACCGAATTCATTCATCGATTTTCATCATTCACTACATTGCAACGCGTAATTGGATATTGTCTGCGTTTTAAAATTAATTGTTTAAAGAAAACCCGTCTCAACGGAAAGTTATCAATCACGGAACTTCAACAAGCGCATGCCTGTACAATGAAGAAAGTACAGAAACAGGAATTCTCAAATGAATTACATTTATTATCAAAGAATCAAGACATTGATAAGAAAAGTAAATTAATTTCTCTGAATCCTTTCATCGATTCAAATGGAATTCTTCGCGTAGGAAGACGTCTTCGACACTCCAATATAAATTATTCACAAAAGTATCCTATATTGCTACCAAAAGGACACTTTATTACCAAACTTCTAATCAAACGCGAACATATTAATCAATTACACGCAGGTATACTTGGTACATTAAATGCCGTTCGACAGAATTATTGGCCCATCGATGGCAAGAATACAGTAAGGTTCATAGTACGTAAATGCATCCGATGTTTTAAGGTAAATCCTAGCTTCGCCAATTATGGTATGGGTAGTTTACCATCACAACGGTTACAAGTAAAAAAACCATTCGAAATTACCGATTACGGACTATTGCGGACCGTTATTCGTTAAGGAAAAAAGATTTCGAAACACAAAAAAACTAAAAGTACATGTTGCCGCATTCCTGTGTTTTGGGACCAAGGCAATTCACTTAGAGCTCGTAAGTGACTTAACGACAGAAGCATTTCTAGCAAGTTTAAAACGTTTTTTCGCTCGACGCGGTAGGTCGGCACATTTATATTCGGACAACGGAACAAATTTTGTTGATGCCAATAATGAACTGAAAGAAATTTATAAGGTATTAAATTCTAAGGAGCATAATAGCATAGTGGAGGCCCACCTCCTCGATTACCACACTTTGGCGGTTTATGGGAAGCTGCGGCAAAATCTTTTAAATCACACATGAAACGTACCATCGGAGATACGTTATTTACTTACGAACAGTTAAATACATACTCGATAGAAATGGAAGCCATTTTAAACTCCCGACCATTGACATCACTATCTCCAGTTCCCAACGACTTACAAGCCCTTACTCTAGCTCACTTCCTAATAGGTGAGTCATTGCAAGCCGTACCTGAGCATGATTTTAGAAATATTACGGTCTATCGACTGTCCATGTGGCAACATATTCAACAAGTCCGACAACACTCCTGGTCCAGATGGCATAAGGACTATTTGAATCAGCTTAATACTAGGAGCAACTGGCGAGAAAACCCAGAGCAGCATGTACGAGCAGGCACCTTAGTACTTCTCAAGGAAGATAATCTACCCTCACTCCAATGGAAGTTGGACAAATCATCGAAACACATCCCGGAGAGGATAAAGTGGTGCGAGTAGTAACTATAAAAATTATCTCTGGTAATGTAAAGAGAAACCTGCGCAGTATTTGCCCATTACCTATGCAggaacaatagttaaaataataGTCTAAAAGGACGTCGTTTAGAATAACCTAGCATtaagtatattatttatatacatatCTTAGTTTCTACTGTTAATGTAAATTCAGAGTATCTCCATCTGACAATAATAGTTCCAGACTGAGTGGTTACAATCTATCGTTGAACAATACGTTCAAGGCGGGCGGCGTGTTCCGTCCTCGAAACATATGGTCGAACCAAGTTTATGCTACGGTCGCACataattagttatttttgaGGAGTCCCACTTTCAGTTTATTACTTTTCCTGATTAACTCCTTAACCGGGATTAAGGCATTAAAAGGTTGCTAGAAAACTTAGTTTACCTcttaatatttttcttcaatagcTATATACGTATCATAAACCCAAAAGTCCCAATCACGGGTCCAATTAGGTCAAATAGCCTTGAATAGGTTACTCTAACGGTTGTGTTCCGTGACCCTACCCCTACCGGAAGGTAGCGACCACCACCATCTCGGAATCAAGCAGCTCAAGGATTGGCTGACTGTTGAACTCCGAACCTGTATATAAGTGTACATTTTGTGAAATAAACTAGACAAAATCCTACTAGCAAAAAGTCGTCCGAGGTATTTTATCCGAGCAAGTAAGCGAGGAGAAACTAAGGACGTAACAACCGCGTTttctgaagcgttagaactctattgcttcgatgcgtagatatttaGAAACTCTATCACGTAACTAGGAaatgtggtgtttacattctttagaagtgtaaacgagatatacataacgcgttgcatttgatattaaatcttatcatcagacatagatgtgagatgccatatgcgatttatgaagaattagaagtctattgtttcgatacgtagacatctggaaacgctatttcgtagcaaggaagtgtcgtacttacattcatttgaagggtagacgaggtatacataacactccgcactgaatattaaatcttatcaagagacatagaaatgagatgcgatatcgcgttttaagaagcatcagaactctattgcttcggtacgtaggcatctggaaacgtaatttcctagcaaagaagtgtcgcatttacattcatttgaagtgtagaccaggaaaacagaacacatcgcaatgaatattataccttatcatcagacatagaaatgagacgcgatatcgcgttttaagaagcatgagaaatctattgcttcgacacgtagacatctggaaacgcatttcctagcaaggaagtgtggcatttacattcatttgaagtgtagtcgaggtatacataacacttcgcaatgaatattatatcttatcatgaaacatagaactgagatgcgatatcgcgttttaggaagcattagagctatattgcttcggtacgtaaacatctggaaccacattccctagcaaggaagtgtggaatttacattcatttgaagtgtagacgaggtatacataacacttcgcaatgaatattatatcttatcatgaaacacagaaatgagatgcgatatcgcgttttaagaagcattagaaatttaatgcttcggtacgtagacatctggaaacgcatttcctagcaaggatatgtagcatttacattcctttgaagtgtctacgaggtatacataacacttcgcaatgaatattatatcatatcatgaaacattgaaatgagatgcgatatcgtgttttaagaagcattagaactctattgcttccatacgtagacatttgaaaacgctatttcctatcaaggatgtgtagcatttacattcttctgaagtgtagacgaggtgtgcaaaacacatcgcaatgaatattatatcttaccatgaaacatagaaatgatattcgatatcgcgttttaagcagcattagcttcgatacgtagacatctggaaacccatttcccaccaaggaagtgtggcatttacattcttttgaagtgtagacgaggtatatataacacttcacaatgaatattgtatcttatcatgaatcataaaaatgaggtgcgatatcgcgttttaagatgcattacaactctattgcatcgatacgtctaatacatcattgaacgcgatgtggcatctcattacagtatttcatgataagttgttatattcagtgcaacgcgttatgcttatctgcatctacacttcacaagaatgtaaattctgcatttccatgcaacaggatgacccctcgtagtgtctgcttgtcgacgcaatggagttctaatgctcatttcattgcaatggcgcatctcacttgaacgtttcaagggatttATTCtttagactgctatgcatagcaaaatgcttatctgtttctgctttaaaataatgagaaaattacagttccatgcaacgatatggcgcatctcatttcaacgtatcagacTCTATAAGAACGCTGATCGCACGTTggaatgagatctgccaccgcattgcatggagcattagagctctactgccttgagacgcaggtactatgaagcgccatcccgttgcacggctttgtagaattcacattcatttgaattgtaaaagcagattaaagctaatggagcatttataggggcggtagtatttagaattagctataatgtatgaatattgtaaatatatatactgattaaaaatctttacttaaaacgtcataatatggtataaaattagatagaattttgggtgatgtaatgtatttagtggggatattctattcccaaatagctgagttatattatatgtgtaaacatatataccaaattgaaatgtttatgtaaaatatcatgaaacgatatataattaggtggGTAGGGTGTCagatgtaatgtagtatttggaggggatattttatttacgtttatagaaagttcttgatgtatttaagtatatacactaacctgaaatatttacttatacctttcgctacgatagTCCTTTGCGCGCGAGTAGCGCCACtaaacggggcaccgcgccgtgcagtgtgcatattacgcatctgtaggtttcgatgtttgcacttacgtctttcattggcaccttggaattctcttgtgtatatacttttttgagaattatgtaacaactgttttgCCAtactatatgaaaaatataaaaatgagtatattttgagtattcagaaatatacatattaaaaaattttgctgttattataaataaaaatacagttgaattagtgagatatcaaattatacgttaattcttagtaatgcaactcagtatggtaaattctaaagcaaggttgcacgcagagtccaacattacgatatttacattcatatcgagacacgcgtctcttgtttgtcgtaaaggcgatgcatcttctatttcagttttttcttcgtggttcatacaatgaaagaaaatgccgttctgttggctgtaatggattgttgttgtctctttgatgatattaagaaatattcgtATGATATTTTTTCAGCATATTTCGGATTAAATTCgagtgaaatttagccatagatttcggttttcttgtgttatccttataaacacaatatgcattccatactcatatgttcagcaaatgaaaaaatattgacgttaccattttagagatttccgtgtcgaatttatagtgcttatcactatgtcggctttatCAACACAACCCATACAAGTACTATagttatatatgttatatatagttatatatagttatatatggtttttgaataattttgtttcttccatgcctaacaaccgttgcacactctgaagtatgcatagtggatagcatatatatttcttttttatccagccatttcacaactaataaatttttagttggacgGGAAGATGTCCCTCCTTTTCTCaatgtatcagtaatctttggtattccttgtcgcttttttgctacggtccctcacacatttgtatgattattatatagtaaattaaacaaggctggacttgaataccaattatctaggtaaactgtatatccctttcctagataggacgCCATTAGGgtttctgctatcgttctcgattttctaattttcttattttggctgttgattatagtcgatgacccagcgtaaacaataaggtcttgtaaaaaaccagttcgacattcacaaagaatattttatcccaaatctacttctttttgaaggaatgtattgttggaATGAAAGtcgccctttatatagatgtatactctcatcgatgcataagttttggtaatgatagaatgattggcagaaattttttcggagcatatcaaccacgttccttattttatataatttatcattggtatatgtgatatcttgactgaaatgtagcaacgataacaatttaaaatagctgtctctatgcataatctcagcaaaaatgtcactacgcaggagtttgtctacgctccagtattcctctaaggacaacttcttgttgcgtgtcattagaaatgacacagcaaaaaagctgtaaatttcggacagcattgtcgcttcaccatctttcatattattgttatttttttccaataggcatttgtttcatttaaaataaattgcacgaactagtctgaagcaaagagttcaaagtagtCAATTGCTCtttctgatctgctaatgtttggtataattcctgtattttctggggtaaatggatgtaacttagggatgaatgtgtttggcgtccaggaattacaatggtccttattgtctcgctcattgttctctacttctgagtctgaggtactacatatataccttctttttttgtgatcagcgaaattatcttcgttttcactctcgGTATCATATTTGTAATCAcataatccaatcaaaaattgaattctatTTGAACTCCGTCCACAAATTCTACGGAGGctgcaaataaaaaataaacagcaaattttacgcaaacataaaactaaaatttttagataatcatttataaccttagaatttacctcaactgtaaaagtcgacaataatctattcaacttacatgttgtccgacttatattagttcaagaaagattttatattacaatccccgttttttattatagttttgtgccttacaaatacttcgtatgtcgaatatgtgtttggcaggctttagtacagtacgagccactagattcaaaagatattctaccgatacggtggattctgttttaccaacggggtcagcgtaggtgatcacgcagCACCGACTGTAGTTGGCACCCGTACAcacagcaggtctggcgaacatcgactatagccagcatcagtacgcacagcacttcgcgcggccgccggctatagttggtgtccgtagtgaaagggttagaacatcacgaaatgatataaaattagatgagattttaaatgtaatatatgatatataaagtatataagtgtaagtatatgtaccaatttgatgtaactaattaaaacagtatggaatgatataaaactagataggactttaggtgtaatggagcatttagaggggatattatatatacacttaaataaaatttatgataagtgtgaacatatatactaatttgaaatacttatttaacacttcataaaatgatataaaattacataggaatatggatgtattagagtatttaaaggggatattctctttgaatttaactaaaatacatggtaagtgtaagcatatacattagtttgaaatatttacttcaaacatagtgaAATTGTATGGTATTAGGTAAGAATGCAGatttaatggaatatttagtggggatattctatttagagtcgactatcatatatgataagtgtaaatatatgtactaatttgaaatatatatttaaaatgtcaagaaataatacaaaattagataagattttagatataatggagtacttagaggatattccatttaggattaactaaaacatatgttaagttgaagcatatataataatttgaaataattatttaaagcgtcatgaaattatatataatgaggcacaattttaggtgtAATTTAACGATTCGAGGgaaaatcctttttacaattaaaataaatgtctgcaaatatttgtaccaatttgaaatatttatttaaaatatcgttaaatagtacgaaattagatgggattttagatgtaatggactatttagagggggtattctatcagcaatcaattaaaatatatgataagaataaatatatatactaatatggaatatttattattagaaaatcatgaaataatgtaaaattaattaggattttgaatgtaatagggtatttagtaatggcaatctattgacaatcaactgaaatacacgataagagtaaacatactTACTTAGTAAACATAAttacttgaaacatgcacttagaacatcatgaagtgctatttctacagacacgtttagatgaagaactttgaattgttgaactgggaagcgccatcgcgttacaTTCAActtcggaagtcaattactttgacaagctgacacttagaagtgcagaatagctatacggaactgtagatgtTGCACActttgtaacgtagcaccaggtaaacgtaactgcgttgtgtagataccaacaactcgcttactttgaaacgtagaactaagaagctgtatggaccattggaagtcaattactatgtcaatttgacagttagaagagtcaacagttacatggatctgtaggaattgcatacattgttatgaagtacctagtaagcaaaattaATATGTattgaaacttagaactaacatacattgaaacgctgaactgagaaacaaaatcgcgttgcatggacacttgcaagtaaattatttagacaatttgatacttagaaacgctattctgttacatgtacctgtagaaattacatactttgtatcaaagaacctggtaatcataactgctttgaatagaactatacattttacttaaattgaatggttgaactgagaaacgccatcgcattgcatggagctttataactctattactctaacacgtaggtactatgaagcgcctactcactgcgtggacctgtagactccacatcctttagaattgtaaacggagttaagcatattggaatgcttagaagattgtaccctactcactttgaaacgctgaaaataaacgcgaccattgcgatatataaagcattagatccctattgttttgaaacgcagacactatgaaacgacagctctttacattcagcaggaggattcgctatcatttaaagcgtacaagcaggtatgttttatgcgatgcataggaaatttgaacctacttccattgagaCGTTAAcatgacaatcgtcacagaaatgaataaagcattagtactccattgctttgaaacgcaaatactatgaagcgccatccagttgcatgcaacattagaatagattccttttacgcttttcttatcaatagggaaaatttttggacctggctcacctgtaaaatctgatgtagtaggaattttatcgacatctgaccattcttcgctgtaactgtacaatcctgtgaacattacacaatgactggaatcatcggaatcgcttgaatactgtagtggaatggctgttgatcttattcttggatccacatcaatatagcagtcctcgacttttatatcagaatcttctgaatgtactgaataatccgatagagagtcagcaatatactcatcaatagtatcacccatattatgtgggtaaaaagttacaaaataataaaccttgttatactggtaaactagaagcgtaagcctacaaaacagaagatgactatggaatgcattgttctagaataattcttgctttgattgttttcaaactatcgcataagttttatgtcttgggcataagaaatgaagatcgacataaccatggcaagtacatacaaatcgatgtacaagatattcaaaccagcaaaaaaattgcacatcatagtgggatcagcgcacaagcgtcagagtcagaaacccgcgttatcacgggtccggcgctcaagtgacatactcaaaaacctgcgttatcgcggggcggctgtcaatgtgttaactgCTTCaggttttcaaaagaatgtgaattgtacagttctatgcaatggaatggagcttcatggtgtctccgtgtcaaagcggaagagtactaatgcgatggcacatagcatttcatcgcttcgaggtaagtaagcggtatacttcgatgcatggcattatgcttatctgcttctacatttcaagagaaagtaaatgctagagctccttgcacctggattgcgcttcatagtgtctgcgtggcaaatcaatggtgttctaaaaaacaccatgcataccaatggcccacctcatttcaacatttcgaagttagtgagctgtaatcttctatgaatagcattatgattatctgcctttgcactacaacagaatgtgaatcctacagttctaagcaacaggaaggaattttatagtgtctgccagtcaaagcaacggagttctactgctccattcaatggtgtcgcgcatctcatttcaacgttctgagtaagtaatttgtaattctctatgtatagcattatgcttatttgcatctacacttaaaaattttcttttcttctagacaccaactggcctggcagcctatgacagaaaacgaagtgaacatttttattggtgtcctgcttatattggttgtagcgccactgctagaaattagattatattgatctcaaaaaaggatatgtatacaaacgcggatatgaaaagtGCGACctgtttacatcgatacatagatatttacacttaccctacattttcacggcttggactgaggaccgtttgaataaacttagaaatattgttaatgaaattgtcgacactttcaaaattactgttaagacttgtaaaaatattgtaatcgacgaaaccatgctttcgtgtcgaggacgcctcagttcttgccaatatatcgcaggaaagcggcataaatatggtgtaagactttgtaaactgtgccttccgaaaggatgcactcacaacattcttatttacgtcggaaaaaatgcaaccataatagttaaagcacatgcgcatgccgttgttatgacgttggaagttgaattattatttggaagccgcgtattatacgcagatagttttgtcccattggccgaggaacttctgcaaaagggaacatttatttgtggtccagtaaaaattaataaagaatttccccagctgcaggccatacgaaaacagcaacggggtggctttatgtattttcaaaatcggagcggcttgaAATTATTAAAGTTGACGGATAaggggccggt encodes:
- the LOC143432171 gene encoding uncharacterized protein LOC143432171, producing the protein MDGLLTGSDTIEEAQMLREQVVQLGKLGGFNLRHQAIDKQVCLDADSTKRTLGILWNSLEDRIGYQVRVEVGAKRVTKRVILSRVSQLFDPLGLLGPIVIRAKVLMQDLWKCNSDWDAPVPESILSRWQTYYNELPVLNHFSLPRKFLIDHAISRQLHGFCDASEAAYGACIYIRYTNQKGETIVRLLCAKSRVAPLKSTTLPRLELCAAHLLENLYTNVSKALKLPIESIKFWLDDWNYIATKENPADYISRGQRPSDLITKLRTVVLTSQIVETEFIHRFSSFTTLQRKTRLNGKLSITELQQAHACTMKKVQKQEFSNELHLLSKNQDIDKKRRRLRHSNINYSQKYPILLPKGHFITKLLIKREHINQLHAGILGTLNAVRQNYWPIDGKNTVRFIVRKCIRCFKVNPSFANYGMGSLPSQRLQVKKPFEITDYGLLRTVIR